A region from the Manihot esculenta cultivar AM560-2 chromosome 13, M.esculenta_v8, whole genome shotgun sequence genome encodes:
- the LOC122721504 gene encoding uncharacterized protein LOC122721504, with protein sequence MAVPTYANIYWDGNIINSCNGYDYDGGFSKIIAMGKRISFNQLVGKIARAIGLSENNEFIEIISFRKPTIVDGSLKFECMEIWGEDDVSSMFNYLYQIGGIPGIEIYVKILRCVDTTNEDADIGPSGTAVESNDEQCEEQNVVDDYGLSDSLAGPSINLSDTVEDENEDDDDSWMSTEDNDDDNGQEDSGSESRYYNTQFSNSIVTVVHPSPYAEIDFDLLRVDPYDKSEGRSFWDPSKEFSVGMIFYLRDAVAAAAKEYYLIHHHQFCYHETREKTYSIKCKDKDSGCAWRLRPSKKEGEDIWKITRYSGPHTYTNHQLTKNHSKLDENFISEVRDKFGYEPSYQKTWKAKQKAIARLYGGWDESYSRLRRFMTVLHHFNPETVYMIEDNPHWINERLNPIYCVFDHMFWAFKQSIEGFKHYRPVISIDGTFLYGKYTRCILCATALDENNQLFSLAFAIVDKEDGDNWS encoded by the exons ATGGCAGTTCCTACATATGCTAATATTTATTGGGATggtaatattataaatagttgtAATGGTTACGATTATGATGGAGGTTTTTCGAAGATTATTGCAATGGGTAAACGGATAAGTTTTAATCAATTGGTCGGTAAAATTGCTCGTGCAATTGGATTATCTGAGAATAATGAATTTATAGAGATAATTAGTTTTAGAAAGCCTACAATTGTGGATGGATCCTTAAAATTTGAATGTATGGAGATATGGGGTGAAGATGATGTATCTAGTATGTTTAATTACTTGTATCAAATTGGTGGTATACCTGGTATAGAAATATATGTTAAGATACTTCGTTGTGTTGATACTACAAATGAGGATGCTGATATTGGTCCATCTGGAACTGCTGTAGAATCAAATGATGAACAATGTGAAGAGCAAAATGTAGTTGATGATTATGGTTTATCTGATAGTCTTGCAGGGCCGTCAATTAATTTATCTGATACAGTAGAGGATGAGAACGAGGATGACGATGATTCATGGATGTCTACTGAGGATAATGATGATGATAATGGTCAGGAGGATAGTGGGAGTGAGTCTCGATATTACAACACACAATTTTCTAATTCTATTGTGACTGTTGTTCATCCTTCCCCATATGCAGAAATAGACTTCGATTTGCTTAGGGTGGATCCTTATGATAAGTCAGAAGGTCGTTCATTTTGGGATCCTTCTAAAGAGTTTTCAGTTGGGATGATATTTTATTTGAGAGATGCAGTGGCTGCGGCTGCAAAAGAATATTACCTAATACATCATCATCAATTTTGTTACCATGAAACAAGAGAGAAAACTTATTCCATAAAGTGCAAAGACAAAGACAGTGGGTGTGCATGGAGGCTTCGACCATCCAAGAAAGAAGGAGAGGATATATGGAAAATTACGAGATACAGTGGACCGCACACATATACAAATCATCAGTTGACGAAAAACCATAGCAAATTGGATGAaaatttcattt CTGAAGTGAGGGATAAATTTGGGTACGAGCCGTCTTATCAGAAAACTTGGAAAGCTAAGCAGAAGGCAATTGCAAGGCTTTATGGGGGTTGGGATGAATCATACAGTCGTTTGCGTAGATTCATGACTGTTCTTCATCATTTTAACCCAGAAACAGTATACATGATTGAAGATAATCCACATTGGATAAATGAGCGATTAAATCCGATATATTGTGTATTTGACCATATGTTTTGGGCTTTTAAGCAATCGATTGAGGGATTTAAACATTACCGACCTGTTATCTCAATCGATGGGACATTCTTATACGGAAAATACACCAGGTGTATACTGTGTGCAACCGCACTTGATGAAAATAATCAACTATTTTCATTAGCTTTTGCCATTGTTGATAAGGAGGACGGTGACAATTGGTCATAG